One genomic segment of Mobula hypostoma chromosome 2, sMobHyp1.1, whole genome shotgun sequence includes these proteins:
- the LOC134342610 gene encoding zinc finger protein 239-like — MSFTCFDCGKEFTRSSDLLAHQSIHTGEMPFTCCDCGKGFTQSSNLRRHQRVHTGERLFTCSDCGKGFTWSFELKVHQRVHTGEWRFTCSDCGKGFSQSYDLLTHQSVHTGEWPFTCSDCGKGFTQSSKLKIHQRIHTGERPFTCSDCGKGFAHSSDLQTHQRYHTGERPFTCSDCGKGFTRSSELKVHQRIHTGERPFICSECGKRFTRSSNLQMHQQVHTGERPFSCSECGKGFTRSSQLTVHQRIHSGERPYTCSDCGKGFIDSSSLQTHQRVHTGERPFTCSDCGKGFTRSSQMKVHQRIHTGEKPFSCSECGKRFNRSSNLQTHQQVHTGERPFSCSECGKRFSRSSTLQRHQEVHTGERNFV, encoded by the coding sequence atgtCGTTCACGTGCTTTGattgtgggaaggaattcactcggtcatccgacCTACTGGCACATCAGTCAATTCATACTGGGGAGATGCCATTCACCTGCTGTGACTGTggaaaaggattcactcagtcatccaacctccGGAGAcaccaacgagttcacactggagagcggctgttcacctgctcagactgtgggaagggattcacttggtcatttgaactgaaggtacaccagcgagttcacacaggggaATGGcggttcacctgctcagactgtgggaaggggttcagTCAGTCATATGACCTACTGACACACcaatcagttcacactggggagtggccattcacctgctcagactgtgggaaggggtttACTCAGTCATCTAAACTGAAGATACATcaacgaattcacactggggagaggccattcacctgttcagactgtggaaagggatttGCTCACTCATCTGACCTACAGACACACCAGCGAtatcacactggggagaggccgtttacctgctcagactgtgggaaggggtttactcggtcatctgaactgaaggtacatcagcgaattcacactggagagaggccattcatctgctctgaatgtgggaagaggTTCACTCGTTCGTCCAACCTACAGATGCACCAGCAagtccacactggggagaggccattctcttgctctgaatgtgggaagggattcactcggtcatctcaactgacagtacatcagcgaattcactctggggagaggccatacacctgttcagactgtgggaagggattcattgaCTCGTCCAGCCTacagacacaccagcgagttcacactggggagaggcctttcacctgctcagactgtgggaaggggtttACCCGGTCATCTCAAATGAAagtacatcagcgaattcacaccggggagaaaccgttctcctgctctgaatgtgggaagagatttaatcgttcatccaacctacagactcaTCAGCAggtccacactggggagaggccattctcctgctctgaatgtggaaaGAGATTCAGTCggtcatccaccctacagagacaccaggaagttcacactggagagaggaacTTCGTCTGA